The DNA segment GCCTGGAAGCGCTCGACCTCGCCGGAGCAGCCGCTGCCGGCCGGCATGCGGAAGGTGCTCGGCGTCACGCCGGGCGCCGCCTGCTCCGGCGGCGGGGCGGGCGGCGGGCCGCCCGACGTGCTCTGGCAGGCGCCGAGCAGGAGGGCGGCCAAGGCCGAAAGGAGGAGCGGGGAGGGACGCATCGGGCTTCAGCTCCGGCTGGAGCATCGGACCGAAAAGTGGAATCCACTTTTCGGAGAAATCCGATGCTAGAACAAGGAGCTGGACCACGCTTGCGTTCGATGGGACGCAACCGTGATCCAGACGGGCCAAAACCATGACCGATTCCCGCGGCGCGGCATAGCCACAGAGGAGCCGCGACAGATGCTTGCGCTCAGGGCCCTCTTCCGGTTACATCCTGTCCCGTCGATTTGAGGAACGCCCGTGGTTTCGACCGCCCGCCATGACCCGATGCAGCACCGCGCCGCCGCGCGGAGCGTCGGCATGCGCGCCCGCGCTCCGTTCTCGCTTCTTCCCGGCCTTCTTCTCCTTAGCCGCCCCTGAGGGCCGGCCGGGCATGCTGCCTGGGCGCTCAGGGGACTGACGAGAACCGCCGACAGCAAACCCAGCGCCCGCCTGTTTTAAGATTCCGCGGCGCGCCGACACCGGAAGCAGAACCATGACCAACCCGACAAAGACCGGCTCCGCCCAAAATCCTGCGGGCAAGGACCACGTGCTGATCTTCGACACCACGCTGCGCGACGGCGAGCAATGCCCCGGCGCCACCATGACCTTCGAGGAGAAGCTGGAGGTGGCCGAGGCGCTCGACGCGATGGGCGTCGACATCATCGAGGCCGGCTTCCCGATCGCCTCGGACGGCGATTTCGAGGCGGTTTCCGAGATCGCGCGCCGCCTGAAGCGCGCCACGGTCGCCGGCCTCGCGCGGGCCGTCCCGCTCGACATCGCGCGTGCCGGCGAGGCCGTGCGCCATGCGGTGAAGCCGCGCATCCACACCTTCGTCTCGACCTCGCCGATCCATCTGGAGCACCAGATGCGTAAGAGCCAGGAGGACGTGCTGGAGATCATCACCGCGACGGTGACGCAGGCGCGCAACCTCGTCGAGGACGTCGAATGGTCGGCGATGGACGCCACCCGCACGCCGATTGACTATCTGTGCCGCGCCGTCGAGGTCGCGATCAAGGCCGGCGCCACCACGATCAACCTGCCCGACACGGTCGGCTACGCCACGCCGGACGAATACCGCGCCATGTTCAAGGCGGTGCGCGAGCGCGTGCCGAATGCCGACAAGGCGATCTTCTCGGCGCATTGCCACAACGATCTGGGTCTCGCGGTCGCCAATTCGCTGGCCGCGCTCGAGGGCGGCGTGCGCCAGGTCGAGTGCACGATCAACGGCATCGGCGAGCGCGCCGGCAATGCCGCGCTGGAGGAGATCGTGATGGCGCTCAAGGTGCGTGGCGACGTCATGCCCTATGAGACCGGCATCGACGCGACGCAGCTGATGCGCCTGTCCAAGGCCGTCTCGACCGCCTGCTCCTTCCCGGTGCAGTACAACAAGGCGATCGTCGGCCGCAACGCCTTCGCCCATGAGAGCGGCATCCACCAGGACGGCATGCTGAAGAACAACACCACCTACGAGATCATGACGCCGGCCTCGGTCGGCGTGACCAAGACCTCGCTGGTGATGGGCAAGCATTCCGGCCGCGCCGCCTTCCGCTCCAAGCTGAAGGACATGGGCTACGATCTGGGCGACAACCAGCTCGAGGACGCCTTCACCCGCTTCAAGGCGCTGGCCGACCGCAAGAAGCATGTCTACGACGAGGATATCGAGGCCCTGGTCGACGAGAACATCGCGACCGCGCATGACCGGATCAAGCTGGAATCGCTGACGGTGATCGCCGGCACGCGTGGGCCCCAGCGCGCGACGATGAAGCTCGACGTCGAGGGGCGGCACGTCACCGAGGAGGTCGAGGGCAACGGGCCGATCGACGCGATCTTCAACGCGATCAAGGCGATCGTGCCGCATGAGGTGACGCTGGAGCTCTATGATGTCCACGCCGTGACCGAGGGCACCGACGCGCAGGCCGAGGTGACGGTCAGGCTCTCGCGCGACGGCTCGTCGGTGACCGGCCGCGGCGCCGATCCGGACACGCTGGTCGCTTCGGCCAAGGCTTATCTCGCCGCGCTCAACAAGCTGATCGCGCGCGGCGGGCGCATGCACGCGCAGGCGGCGGAGTAAGCGCGGCGCCTTCAAAATTTCTGCCGCGTACGGGTGGACAGGGGGCGGGGCCTTTGCTACACGCCCCCCTGCCTGACGCGGCCGACGCCGCCCGATGGCGACGCTTCGTGGCGTATGGGTGATTAGCTCAGTTGGTAGAGCAGCTGACTCTTAATCAGCGGGTCGTAGGTTCGAGCCCTACATCACCCACCACGGAAGTTCCCGGGAA comes from the Bosea sp. (in: a-proteobacteria) genome and includes:
- a CDS encoding 2-isopropylmalate synthase, which translates into the protein MTNPTKTGSAQNPAGKDHVLIFDTTLRDGEQCPGATMTFEEKLEVAEALDAMGVDIIEAGFPIASDGDFEAVSEIARRLKRATVAGLARAVPLDIARAGEAVRHAVKPRIHTFVSTSPIHLEHQMRKSQEDVLEIITATVTQARNLVEDVEWSAMDATRTPIDYLCRAVEVAIKAGATTINLPDTVGYATPDEYRAMFKAVRERVPNADKAIFSAHCHNDLGLAVANSLAALEGGVRQVECTINGIGERAGNAALEEIVMALKVRGDVMPYETGIDATQLMRLSKAVSTACSFPVQYNKAIVGRNAFAHESGIHQDGMLKNNTTYEIMTPASVGVTKTSLVMGKHSGRAAFRSKLKDMGYDLGDNQLEDAFTRFKALADRKKHVYDEDIEALVDENIATAHDRIKLESLTVIAGTRGPQRATMKLDVEGRHVTEEVEGNGPIDAIFNAIKAIVPHEVTLELYDVHAVTEGTDAQAEVTVRLSRDGSSVTGRGADPDTLVASAKAYLAALNKLIARGGRMHAQAAE